One Rosa chinensis cultivar Old Blush chromosome 5, RchiOBHm-V2, whole genome shotgun sequence genomic region harbors:
- the LOC112202207 gene encoding chaperonin CPN60-1, mitochondrial-like has translation MTKEKLQERLAKLSGGVAMFKIGGASEAKVSEKKDKVTDALTATKAAVEEGIVPGGGVALLYAAKEFDKLPTTNFDQKIGVQIIQNALKVCIFCSSHDGFVNLARLAAIWVFFFEV, from the exons ATGACAAAGGAGAAGTTGCAGGAGAGACTGGCAAAACTTTCTGGTGGTGTTGCTATGTTCAAG ATTGGAGGAGCTAGTGAAGCTAAAGTTAGTGAGAAGAAGGATAAGGTTACTGATGCCTTGACTGCCACAAAGGCAGCCGTTGAAGAGGGTATAGTACCAG GTGGTGGTGTTGCACTCCTTTATGCAGCTAAAGAGTTTGACAAACTTCCAACTACTAACTTTGATCAGAAGATTGGAGTTCAGATTATTCAGAATGCTTTGAAGGTTTGTATATTTTGCTCGTCTCATGATGGGTTTGTGAACTTGGCTAGGCTGGCAGCAATATGGGTCTTCTTCTTCGAGGTCTAA